Proteins encoded by one window of Maliibacterium massiliense:
- the pth gene encoding aminoacyl-tRNA hydrolase produces MPFWEKFKRQGRAPRDQVMIVGLGNPGLQYEKTRHNAGFIAVDALASRYGIAFKMHKARALVGQGQIEGRRVMLVKPQTFMNASGEAVGALVRYYRFGPAQLVVLYDDIDLPAGALRVRPSGGAGTHNGMRSVLAHVGDEHFARIRIGVGAPPRGYDLADYVLGKAPEEMLQACGRAAEAAKVWACEGCEAAMRAFNGKPKPPEQAQ; encoded by the coding sequence GTGCCATTTTGGGAGAAATTCAAACGCCAGGGGCGCGCGCCGCGCGATCAGGTGATGATTGTGGGGCTGGGCAACCCGGGCCTGCAGTACGAGAAAACCCGGCATAACGCCGGGTTTATCGCAGTGGATGCGCTGGCATCGCGCTACGGCATCGCCTTTAAGATGCACAAGGCCCGCGCGCTGGTGGGCCAGGGTCAGATCGAGGGCCGACGGGTGATGCTCGTCAAGCCCCAGACATTTATGAACGCAAGCGGCGAGGCGGTGGGCGCACTTGTGCGCTACTACCGCTTTGGCCCCGCCCAGCTGGTGGTGCTTTACGATGATATCGACCTGCCCGCCGGCGCGCTGCGCGTGCGTCCCTCGGGCGGGGCGGGCACCCACAACGGCATGCGCTCGGTGCTCGCGCACGTGGGTGACGAGCACTTTGCCCGCATCCGCATCGGGGTGGGCGCCCCGCCGCGCGGGTACGACCTGGCCGATTATGTGCTGGGCAAGGCGCCCGAGGAGATGCTCCAGGCCTGCGGGCGCGCGGCGGAGGCGGCCAAGGTGTGGGCGTGCGAGGGCTGCGAGGCTGCGATGCGCGCGTTTAACGGCAAGCCCAAACCGCCCGAGCAGGCACAGTGA
- the spoVG gene encoding septation regulator SpoVG produces the protein MTISDVRVRKLNADGKMRAIVSVTFDDALVVHDIKVIEGQKGLFVAMPSRKMNNGEFKDVAHPINKQMREEMEQRVLEAYAQAAAGMQPVDAIEE, from the coding sequence ATGACGATCAGCGATGTCCGTGTACGCAAGCTCAATGCGGACGGCAAGATGCGGGCCATTGTTTCGGTCACCTTTGATGACGCGCTTGTGGTGCATGATATCAAGGTCATTGAGGGACAGAAGGGGCTCTTTGTCGCAATGCCCAGCCGCAAGATGAACAACGGCGAGTTTAAGGACGTGGCGCATCCCATCAACAAACAGATGCGCGAAGAGATGGAACAGCGGGTGCTGGAAGCCTACGCGCAGGCGGCGGCAGGCATGCAGCCGGTGGACGCGATCGAGGAATAG
- the ftsH gene encoding ATP-dependent zinc metalloprotease FtsH, whose protein sequence is MKRTFRGPLFFVVLFLAAILVATLTMGGGSGSTTQKKDIAYMDFLQDVKEQKVAKVVITERTLVGIYKDSANAEAFEKSSNRYDFKTYIPTLDSFYADVRGVMGNENLSPLEFGFNIDIQPVPETPWWQVLLPYIVLGLLLVGFWMFIMRQQNKQNNSMTSFGKSPAKLAQQQDNKKKVTFADVAGADEEKEELREMVDFLRNPRRFLDMGARIPKGVLLVGPPGTGKTLLAKAVAGEAGVPFFSISGSNFVEMFVGVGASRVRDLFEEAKRNQPCIIFIDEIDAVGRQRGTGLGGGHDEREQTLNQLLVEMDGFSVNEGIIIIAATNRADILDPALLRPGRFDRQILVSYPDVKGREEILQVHAKGKPLAEDINLKTLAKMTPWFTGADLENVLNEAAILTARSDKKQIGMQEIVEAIARVQMGPEKRSRVVTPLDRKLVAYHEAGHAVVAYTMPNCDPVQEVSIIPRGMAGGYTQTLPSEDSNYTTRGQLLDRIAMSMGGHAAERLVMQDVSTGAQGDLQQATDIARRMVMEYGMSEAVGPVYLGGGKEIFIGRDFGAQHAYSDKVAADIDAEVRNILEQGYQRAEQAIKDNMSKLDRVVEVLLDREKIDGDEFRQVMQGA, encoded by the coding sequence TTGAAAAGAACCTTTCGCGGACCGCTGTTTTTTGTGGTTTTGTTTTTAGCTGCGATCCTGGTGGCTACACTGACCATGGGCGGCGGCTCCGGCTCAACCACGCAGAAGAAGGACATCGCCTACATGGACTTTTTGCAGGATGTCAAGGAGCAGAAGGTCGCCAAGGTGGTGATTACCGAGCGCACCCTTGTCGGTATCTATAAAGACTCCGCCAACGCCGAAGCGTTTGAAAAATCCAGCAACCGCTACGACTTTAAGACGTACATCCCCACGCTCGACAGCTTCTATGCCGATGTGCGCGGCGTGATGGGCAACGAAAATTTGAGCCCGCTGGAGTTTGGCTTCAATATCGATATCCAGCCTGTGCCGGAGACCCCGTGGTGGCAGGTGCTGTTGCCCTACATCGTGCTGGGGCTGCTGCTCGTAGGCTTCTGGATGTTCATCATGCGCCAGCAAAACAAACAGAACAACAGCATGACATCCTTCGGCAAGAGCCCGGCAAAGCTGGCGCAGCAGCAGGATAATAAAAAGAAGGTCACCTTTGCGGACGTGGCGGGCGCGGACGAGGAAAAGGAAGAGCTGCGCGAGATGGTGGACTTTCTGCGCAACCCGCGCAGGTTCCTGGACATGGGCGCGCGCATTCCCAAGGGCGTGCTGCTGGTAGGCCCCCCGGGCACGGGCAAGACGCTGCTTGCCAAGGCTGTGGCAGGCGAGGCGGGCGTGCCGTTTTTCTCCATCTCCGGCTCCAACTTTGTGGAAATGTTCGTGGGCGTGGGCGCCTCGCGCGTGCGCGACCTGTTTGAGGAGGCCAAGCGCAACCAGCCCTGCATCATCTTCATCGACGAGATCGACGCGGTGGGCCGCCAGCGCGGCACCGGCCTGGGCGGTGGGCACGACGAGCGCGAGCAGACGCTCAACCAGCTGCTTGTGGAGATGGACGGCTTTTCGGTCAACGAGGGCATCATCATCATCGCTGCCACCAACCGCGCGGATATCCTGGACCCGGCGCTGCTGCGCCCGGGCCGCTTCGACCGCCAGATCCTGGTGAGTTATCCTGATGTCAAGGGCCGCGAGGAGATTTTGCAGGTGCACGCCAAGGGCAAGCCGCTTGCCGAGGACATCAACCTCAAAACCCTTGCCAAAATGACTCCGTGGTTTACAGGCGCGGATTTGGAGAACGTGCTCAACGAGGCGGCGATCCTCACCGCGCGCAGCGATAAAAAGCAGATCGGCATGCAGGAGATCGTGGAGGCGATCGCACGCGTGCAGATGGGCCCCGAAAAGCGCAGCCGCGTGGTCACGCCGCTGGACCGCAAGCTGGTAGCCTATCACGAGGCGGGCCACGCGGTGGTGGCCTACACCATGCCCAACTGCGACCCCGTGCAGGAGGTCTCCATCATCCCGCGCGGCATGGCGGGGGGCTACACGCAGACCCTGCCCAGCGAGGATTCCAACTACACCACGCGCGGCCAGCTGCTGGACCGCATCGCCATGTCCATGGGCGGCCACGCCGCCGAGCGCTTGGTGATGCAGGACGTGTCCACCGGCGCGCAGGGAGACCTGCAGCAGGCGACCGACATCGCGCGGCGCATGGTGATGGAGTACGGTATGAGCGAGGCTGTAGGCCCGGTGTATCTGGGCGGCGGCAAGGAGATCTTTATCGGCCGGGACTTCGGCGCGCAGCACGCCTACAGCGATAAGGTGGCTGCGGATATCGACGCGGAGGTGCGCAACATCCTGGAGCAGGGCTACCAGCGCGCCGAGCAGGCGATCAAGGACAATATGTCCAAGCTGGACCGTGTGGTAGAAGTGCTGCTGGACCGCGAAAAGATCGACGGCGACGAGTTCCGCCAGGTGATGCAGGGCGCATAA
- a CDS encoding VanW family protein, with protein MHGSRNSRHSKNARKRTVARYPARGSGARTSSARAGGTRRKRKYRLNKRWPLVVAAICALLIVAGIIWGVVALFTPRSAASDKIASGVTIDGVKVAGMTRQEATDAVQQANREKWQRQRVTLRYEGDSWQYTVAQLGARDDAAAVVEKALLVGQGESGFDVFKSWFNVDKSGRALTTTLDFDVEQMRAGMQEICEKIEVAVVENSANFDAAAADESKRFTFTEGKDGLAIDTDALIVALRQDLKDGDQADVTLSLKTVQPQFSMDAIRASTAKVSEASTTLQGYSQARRGNIAKAFEKLSGQVVAPGETLSFNTLTGKRDEAAGYQAVREVTADNVEADVMAGGASQAATTLYNAALKADMEITARSAHAIPPDFVGRGLDAYVDDAANDLVIKNSTAYPIYIRAYLGDAAAHVEIYGAPLADGQSVRLDTETLQTIAKPEVETIQDVDKKYVTYTDETKDVSTSREGYVVSTFKTYLDKDGKQIKRDLIVKHTYEAMAGKRYVGVTTRQGGDATQPTPTPTPSDQHYTQPEPNTGMGGMRPSAGQDDDDQMYTNTADGEFAN; from the coding sequence ATGCATGGCAGCCGCAATAGCCGGCACAGTAAAAACGCGCGCAAGCGCACCGTGGCACGTTATCCGGCGCGCGGCAGCGGCGCGCGCACATCCAGCGCGCGGGCAGGCGGCACGCGGCGCAAACGCAAGTACCGCCTCAACAAGCGCTGGCCGCTGGTGGTGGCGGCCATATGCGCCCTGCTGATCGTAGCGGGCATCATCTGGGGCGTTGTAGCCCTCTTTACCCCGCGCAGCGCGGCCAGCGACAAGATCGCAAGCGGCGTGACCATCGACGGGGTCAAGGTGGCGGGCATGACGCGCCAGGAGGCCACCGACGCGGTGCAGCAGGCCAACCGGGAAAAATGGCAGCGGCAGCGCGTCACCCTGCGCTACGAGGGGGACAGCTGGCAGTACACGGTAGCGCAGCTGGGCGCTAGGGACGATGCAGCCGCGGTTGTGGAGAAGGCGCTGCTCGTGGGCCAGGGGGAGAGCGGCTTTGACGTGTTCAAATCCTGGTTCAACGTGGATAAATCCGGCCGCGCGCTGACCACCACGCTGGATTTTGACGTGGAACAGATGCGCGCGGGCATGCAGGAGATCTGCGAGAAGATCGAGGTAGCGGTGGTGGAGAACAGCGCAAACTTCGACGCGGCCGCTGCGGATGAGAGCAAGCGCTTTACGTTCACAGAGGGCAAGGACGGGCTTGCCATCGATACCGACGCGCTGATCGTCGCCCTGCGTCAAGACCTGAAGGACGGCGATCAGGCGGATGTGACGCTCTCGCTCAAGACAGTGCAGCCTCAGTTCAGCATGGATGCCATCAGGGCGTCCACCGCCAAGGTGTCCGAGGCGTCTACCACGCTGCAGGGATATTCTCAGGCGCGCCGCGGCAACATCGCCAAGGCCTTTGAAAAGCTCTCAGGGCAGGTGGTGGCGCCGGGTGAAACGCTCTCCTTCAACACGCTCACCGGCAAGCGCGACGAGGCGGCGGGCTATCAGGCCGTGCGCGAGGTAACCGCCGATAACGTGGAGGCGGACGTGATGGCGGGTGGCGCCAGCCAGGCTGCCACCACCCTCTACAACGCGGCCCTCAAGGCGGATATGGAAATCACAGCGCGCAGCGCGCACGCGATCCCCCCGGATTTTGTGGGGCGGGGCCTGGACGCCTATGTAGACGATGCGGCGAACGATCTGGTCATCAAAAACAGCACGGCGTATCCCATCTACATCCGCGCCTATTTGGGCGATGCCGCGGCCCACGTGGAGATCTACGGTGCGCCGCTGGCCGATGGACAGAGCGTCCGGCTGGATACCGAGACGCTGCAGACCATCGCCAAGCCCGAGGTGGAGACGATCCAGGATGTGGATAAAAAGTACGTCACCTACACCGACGAGACCAAGGATGTCTCCACCTCGCGCGAGGGCTATGTGGTGAGCACCTTTAAGACGTATCTGGACAAGGATGGCAAACAGATCAAGCGCGATTTGATTGTCAAGCACACCTACGAGGCGATGGCGGGCAAACGCTATGTGGGCGTCACCACGCGCCAGGGCGGGGATGCCACGCAGCCCACGCCCACCCCAACGCCCAGTGATCAGCACTATACCCAGCCAGAGCCAAACACAGGTATGGGTGGAATGCGTCCTTCAGCAGGACAGGACGATGATGATCAGATGTACACAAACACTGCAGATGGTGAGTTTGCCAATTAA
- a CDS encoding PHP domain-containing protein, giving the protein MQALRMDLHAHTTASDGKLSPQALVDAARDAQLDMLAVTDHDTFAGVQQAQQAGARLGVQVIPGIELSIEYAGELHLLGYGMDMQNGPLCAALEVLQRRRRARADVILQKLVRLGMPLARAEVEAFAAGETLGRPHIARAMVRAGYAREVGDAFDRFLAIGKPAYAAHARLGLAEAMRLLHGAGAAVVWAHPNLTTQDEIAQYALLGRMVSLGLDGIECFHPSSVPPAQGAERLRRWAKALGLHVTGGSDFHGEADGPALGGMLAYWRPQDDYPHLTSPQTRFLTRISHKRGG; this is encoded by the coding sequence ATGCAGGCGCTGCGCATGGACCTGCACGCCCACACCACCGCATCCGACGGCAAGCTGTCGCCCCAGGCGCTGGTGGATGCGGCCAGGGACGCGCAGCTGGATATGTTGGCGGTGACGGATCACGATACCTTCGCGGGCGTCCAACAGGCGCAGCAGGCGGGCGCGCGCCTGGGGGTGCAGGTCATACCGGGCATTGAACTGAGCATCGAATACGCGGGGGAGCTGCATCTGTTGGGCTATGGGATGGACATGCAAAACGGCCCGCTGTGCGCGGCGCTGGAGGTGCTCCAGCGCAGGCGGCGCGCCCGCGCGGACGTGATCCTGCAAAAGCTTGTGCGCCTGGGCATGCCCCTTGCGCGCGCCGAGGTGGAGGCCTTTGCCGCGGGCGAGACGCTGGGCAGGCCCCACATTGCCCGCGCCATGGTGCGCGCGGGCTACGCGCGCGAAGTGGGCGACGCCTTTGACCGTTTTCTGGCCATCGGCAAACCCGCCTACGCGGCGCACGCCAGGCTGGGCTTGGCCGAGGCGATGCGCCTGCTGCACGGCGCGGGCGCGGCGGTGGTATGGGCGCACCCCAATTTGACGACGCAAGACGAGATCGCGCAGTACGCGCTGCTTGGGCGCATGGTATCGCTGGGGCTGGACGGCATCGAGTGCTTTCACCCCTCCAGCGTGCCGCCTGCGCAGGGCGCAGAGCGGCTGCGCAGATGGGCGAAGGCGCTTGGCCTGCACGTCACCGGGGGAAGCGATTTTCATGGCGAGGCGGACGGGCCCGCGCTGGGCGGCATGCTTGCCTACTGGCGCCCGCAGGACGATTACCCGCACCTTACCTCGCCCCAGACGCGGTTTTTGACACGTATTTCACATAAGAGAGGTGGATGA
- the hpt gene encoding hypoxanthine phosphoribosyltransferase → MAWKEDVERVLLTQEEIAQRVQALGKQIAADYAGKNLLVVGILKGAVVFYTDLVRAIDMPLEMDFIGVSSYGAGTESTGAVKFLKDLDRPIEGLDVLVVEDIVDTGLTLDYLLKNLASRNPASLKTCCLLDKPERRHADVVIDVDYIGFRVPNAFVIGYGLDYNGVYRNLPYIGVLKREVYA, encoded by the coding sequence ATGGCTTGGAAAGAAGATGTGGAACGCGTCCTGCTCACGCAGGAGGAAATTGCGCAGCGTGTGCAGGCGCTGGGCAAACAGATTGCGGCGGATTACGCGGGTAAAAACCTGCTGGTGGTGGGCATCCTAAAGGGCGCTGTGGTGTTTTACACCGATCTTGTGCGCGCCATTGACATGCCGCTGGAGATGGACTTTATCGGCGTCTCCAGCTACGGCGCGGGCACCGAGTCCACCGGCGCGGTGAAGTTCCTCAAGGATTTGGACCGCCCCATCGAAGGGCTGGACGTGCTGGTGGTGGAGGATATCGTCGATACGGGCCTGACGCTGGATTACCTGCTGAAAAACCTCGCATCGCGCAATCCCGCCTCCCTCAAGACGTGCTGCCTGCTCGACAAGCCCGAGCGGCGCCATGCGGACGTGGTCATTGACGTGGATTACATCGGCTTTCGCGTGCCCAACGCGTTTGTCATCGGCTACGGGCTGGATTACAACGGTGTATACCGCAACCTGCCCTACATTGGCGTGCTGAAACGGGAAGTGTACGCGTAA
- the murC gene encoding UDP-N-acetylmuramate--L-alanine ligase, with translation MTPDIHAHKDGHVHFIGIGGSSMNGLADILLYNGYTISGSDMSDSPILDALCRKGATVYVGHDAAHIKGATLIVHTAAVHPDNPEMIAAKAAGIPIMDRATLLGQIMAQYPTAIGVSGTHGKTTTTSMLATILELSGLDPTIHIGGQLDLIGGSTKSGSGPYFVTEACEYVESFLKFHPTIAIILNIDADHLDYFRDIDHIQQAFTRFAGLLPQGGALIVNGDDVRALQVAAGVACDVISFGIENTGCTFVAKDISFDAQGHARFRVLHEGALLGDFALSIPGRHNVYNALAAIAAAVRCGLEAPDIARGFARFHGAQRRFEEEGTVGGARVIHDYAHHPREVQTLIETAALQHPRRIFAIFQPHTYTRTKLLFDAFTKAFDAADVVIVTDIYAAREANTGIIHARDLVQALKNRGVDCHYIAAFADIARFIKAQARPGDVVLTIGAGTIEKLAPMLVEG, from the coding sequence ATGACTCCGGATATCCACGCACATAAAGACGGCCACGTACATTTCATCGGCATCGGCGGTTCCAGCATGAACGGCCTGGCCGATATACTCCTGTATAACGGATACACCATCAGCGGCTCGGATATGAGCGATTCCCCCATCCTTGACGCGCTGTGCCGCAAGGGCGCAACCGTCTACGTGGGGCACGACGCCGCCCACATCAAGGGGGCCACGCTGATCGTGCACACCGCCGCGGTGCATCCCGACAATCCCGAGATGATCGCCGCCAAGGCGGCGGGCATCCCCATCATGGACCGCGCCACGCTGCTGGGCCAGATCATGGCACAGTACCCCACGGCCATCGGCGTGTCGGGCACGCACGGCAAAACCACCACAACCTCCATGCTGGCAACCATCCTGGAGCTCTCCGGGCTGGACCCCACCATTCACATCGGCGGGCAGTTGGATTTGATCGGGGGCAGCACCAAGAGCGGCTCAGGGCCCTACTTTGTCACCGAGGCGTGCGAGTATGTGGAAAGCTTTTTAAAATTCCACCCCACCATCGCCATCATTCTGAACATTGACGCGGACCATCTGGACTATTTCCGCGATATCGACCACATCCAGCAGGCCTTCACCCGCTTTGCCGGGCTGCTGCCCCAGGGCGGCGCGCTGATCGTCAACGGCGACGACGTGCGCGCGCTCCAGGTGGCCGCAGGCGTCGCATGCGATGTGATCAGCTTCGGCATCGAGAACACCGGCTGTACTTTCGTGGCCAAGGACATCTCCTTTGACGCGCAGGGGCACGCGCGCTTTCGCGTGCTGCACGAGGGAGCGCTCTTGGGCGATTTTGCGCTGAGCATCCCGGGCCGGCACAACGTCTACAACGCACTGGCCGCCATTGCGGCCGCTGTGCGCTGCGGGCTGGAGGCGCCGGATATCGCCCGCGGCTTTGCCCGCTTCCATGGCGCCCAGCGGCGCTTTGAGGAAGAGGGCACGGTAGGCGGCGCGCGCGTCATCCATGATTATGCGCACCATCCCCGCGAGGTACAGACCCTGATTGAAACAGCCGCGCTGCAGCATCCCAGGCGCATCTTCGCCATCTTCCAGCCCCACACCTACACCCGCACTAAGTTGCTGTTCGACGCGTTTACCAAGGCGTTTGACGCCGCGGACGTGGTGATCGTGACGGACATCTACGCCGCGCGGGAGGCAAACACAGGCATCATCCACGCGCGCGACCTGGTGCAGGCGCTCAAAAACCGCGGCGTGGACTGCCACTACATCGCCGCGTTTGCGGATATCGCCCGCTTTATCAAGGCGCAGGCGCGGCCAGGCGACGTGGTGCTCACCATCGGCGCGGGCACCATCGAAAAGCTTGCCCCCATGCTGGTAGAGGGCTAG
- the purR gene encoding pur operon repressor, producing MEKIKRNERVTAMTKVLTENPNQIFTLTHFAERFGAAKSTISEDLVIMRDVFAYFDLGELCTVTGASGGVKYRPAITRAGAAFIADVCDKLNDPERLLPGGFLYMSDILSNPAVVQRMGELLAAQFVRSAPDFVLTIETRGIPVALMTARALGVPMVVARRDNRMLEGPLVTINYLSGSGRMETMSLAKRAVCEGQKALIIDDFMHAGGSAKGLSDMMREFSLTVVGIGVVMAMATPQKKLVDHYLPLLVADENAEGALHVAPAAWLEGANE from the coding sequence ATGGAAAAGATAAAACGCAATGAACGCGTCACCGCGATGACAAAGGTGCTCACGGAAAATCCCAACCAGATTTTTACACTGACGCATTTCGCCGAGCGCTTCGGCGCGGCCAAGTCCACCATCAGCGAGGATTTGGTCATCATGCGCGATGTGTTTGCGTACTTTGATCTGGGCGAGCTGTGCACGGTAACAGGCGCCTCGGGCGGGGTGAAGTACCGCCCCGCCATCACCAGAGCGGGCGCGGCGTTCATTGCGGATGTCTGCGACAAGCTCAACGATCCCGAACGTTTGTTGCCCGGCGGCTTTCTCTACATGAGCGATATCCTCTCCAATCCCGCAGTGGTGCAGCGCATGGGCGAGCTGCTGGCCGCGCAGTTTGTGCGCAGCGCGCCGGATTTTGTGCTTACCATCGAGACGCGTGGCATCCCTGTGGCGCTGATGACCGCGCGCGCACTGGGCGTGCCCATGGTGGTGGCGCGGCGCGACAACCGCATGCTGGAGGGCCCGCTGGTCACCATCAACTACCTGTCGGGCTCAGGACGCATGGAGACGATGTCGCTGGCCAAGCGCGCGGTGTGCGAGGGGCAGAAGGCGCTCATCATCGACGATTTTATGCACGCAGGCGGCAGCGCCAAGGGCCTCAGCGACATGATGCGCGAGTTTTCGCTGACGGTGGTGGGCATCGGCGTGGTGATGGCCATGGCCACCCCGCAGAAAAAGCTGGTGGACCACTACCTGCCGCTGCTGGTTGCAGACGAGAACGCCGAGGGCGCGCTGCACGTAGCGCCGGCGGCGTGGCTGGAAGGGGCGAACGAATAA
- the glmU gene encoding bifunctional UDP-N-acetylglucosamine diphosphorylase/glucosamine-1-phosphate N-acetyltransferase GlmU: MGAVDVLILAAGEGTRMKSGTSKVMHCLCGRSMLGWAMEAARGVSEEKPIVVVGANRDAVQQAFGDAARYALQAERLGTGHAVMMAKELLQDEAELVVILAGDMPLLRAETLQQLCDMVRSQHLSAALLSAVLDDPTGYGRVLRNADGSVQGIVEHKDASQAQRAVREINASVYCFRKDALLASLSRLTNDNVQREYYLTDCIGHLAADGQRVGALVAEDARECMGVNNRAQLAEAGAVLRGRINRLHMLSGVTLIDPQNTYIDAQVRIGRDTVIYPGNVLEGACVIGTDCVLYPGSRMVDSTLGNGVTVQNSVLLGARVGANSTVGPYAYLRPGTDVGRHVRIGDFVEVKNSRIDDGTKVSHLTYIGDGHLGRDCNVGCGTVFVNYNGEAKYHTEVGDNVFIGCNSNLIAPVKVGDGAYIAAGSTITDEVPQDALAIARSRQTNKDGWSAKRRAARKKEK; the protein is encoded by the coding sequence ATGGGTGCTGTAGATGTATTGATTCTGGCGGCGGGCGAGGGCACGCGCATGAAGTCGGGCACCAGCAAGGTGATGCATTGCCTGTGCGGGCGCAGCATGCTGGGATGGGCCATGGAGGCCGCGCGCGGCGTGTCCGAGGAGAAGCCCATCGTGGTGGTGGGCGCAAACAGGGACGCGGTGCAGCAGGCCTTTGGCGATGCGGCGCGCTACGCGCTGCAGGCCGAGCGGCTGGGCACCGGGCACGCGGTGATGATGGCCAAAGAGCTCCTGCAAGATGAGGCGGAGCTGGTGGTCATCCTGGCCGGCGATATGCCGCTGCTGCGCGCCGAGACGCTGCAGCAGCTCTGCGACATGGTGCGCAGCCAGCATTTGAGCGCCGCGCTGCTCAGCGCGGTGCTGGACGACCCCACGGGCTATGGGCGGGTGCTGCGCAACGCGGACGGCAGCGTGCAGGGCATTGTGGAGCACAAGGACGCGAGCCAGGCCCAGCGCGCGGTGCGCGAGATCAACGCCTCGGTATACTGCTTCCGTAAAGACGCGCTGCTTGCGTCGCTTTCCCGCCTGACCAACGATAATGTGCAGCGGGAATACTATTTAACCGACTGCATCGGCCATCTGGCGGCGGACGGGCAGCGTGTGGGCGCGCTGGTGGCGGAGGATGCGCGCGAGTGCATGGGCGTCAACAACCGCGCGCAGCTGGCCGAGGCGGGCGCGGTGCTGCGCGGGCGCATCAACCGGCTGCACATGCTCTCGGGCGTGACGCTGATCGACCCGCAAAACACCTACATCGACGCGCAGGTGCGCATCGGCAGGGACACCGTGATCTATCCGGGCAACGTGCTGGAGGGGGCGTGCGTCATCGGCACGGACTGCGTGCTCTATCCGGGCAGCCGCATGGTGGATAGCACCCTGGGCAACGGCGTCACCGTGCAAAATTCGGTGCTGCTTGGCGCGCGCGTGGGGGCGAACTCCACCGTAGGGCCCTACGCGTACCTGCGCCCCGGCACGGATGTGGGCAGGCATGTGCGCATCGGCGACTTTGTGGAGGTCAAAAACAGCCGCATCGACGACGGCACCAAGGTATCCCATCTTACCTACATTGGGGACGGCCACCTGGGCAGGGACTGCAACGTGGGCTGCGGCACGGTGTTTGTCAACTACAACGGCGAGGCCAAGTACCACACCGAGGTGGGAGACAACGTGTTTATCGGCTGCAACAGCAACTTAATCGCGCCGGTCAAAGTGGGCGACGGGGCGTATATCGCGGCGGGCTCCACCATCACCGACGAGGTGCCGCAGGACGCGCTGGCCATCGCGCGCAGCAGGCAGACCAACAAGGACGGCTGGTCGGCCAAGCGCCGCGCCGCGCGCAAAAAAGAGAAGTAA
- a CDS encoding thioesterase family protein has product MQVGIKGHYALVVTQDMLASRVGSGAVDVYATPMMIAGMEKVCAEAVAALLAPGQVTVGTHMDATHEAATPPGMRVCFDCELVAVDGRKLTFCVEARDACGVIGRARHTRVIVDREKFLARALAKGEERKS; this is encoded by the coding sequence ATGCAGGTTGGTATAAAGGGACACTATGCGCTGGTGGTCACGCAGGACATGCTCGCCTCACGCGTGGGCAGCGGTGCGGTGGACGTCTACGCCACACCCATGATGATCGCGGGCATGGAAAAGGTGTGCGCCGAGGCAGTGGCGGCATTGCTGGCGCCGGGGCAGGTGACGGTGGGCACGCATATGGACGCTACCCATGAGGCGGCGACGCCGCCGGGCATGCGCGTATGTTTTGACTGCGAGCTGGTGGCGGTCGATGGACGCAAGCTGACATTTTGCGTGGAGGCGCGCGATGCGTGCGGTGTAATCGGCCGCGCGCGTCATACGCGGGTGATTGTAGACAGGGAAAAGTTCCTTGCGCGGGCGCTGGCCAAGGGAGAAGAACGCAAATCGTAA